Genomic segment of Methanobacteriaceae archaeon:
TCTTAACACCATCCGCAGTTATGCAGATGTTAAATTGTTATTTGACATAGGGACAGTGGTTGTGCTGGCAGTTATGGTTCTCTTTTTGATTCAGGTGGTTCAGATACCCACCGCCAGTTTACTGCTCCTCATCTACATCTTTGTACGGATGATACCCAGGTTTTCCACCATCCAGAACAGCTACCAGTATTTCATAACCATGCTACCCGCTTTTTCCAATGTTATGGAATTGGAGGGGGAGTGTTTGGAGAATGCTGACCTTAAAGAGGATATGAGGAGACGGGAACTTGGAGAAGAAGTTCTAGGAACTGCAAAATCTGGTGATGGGGAAGGGGTTGAACTGGTTGATGTTTCCTTTACTTACCATGATGAACATCACTTTAGCATAAAAGACCTTAACCTCAGGATCCCTGCAGGTAGGACTACGGCCATTGTGGGCCCGTCTGGTGCAGGTAAAAGCACCATAGCTGACCTGGTGATGGGTTTAATCCAGCCAGATACGGGTGAGATAAGATTCAATGGACAGCCCATCTCTGCTTCTCAGGATTCATGGAGTGGTAGGATTGCTTATGTGGCACAGGACACCTTCCTTTTCAATGAAACTGTGCGCTTTAACTTACTCATTGCACGTCCTGATGCCAGTCAGGAGGAAGTGGGGGGCTGTTTGAAACTGGCTGCTGCCCACAAATTCGTATCCCGACTTCCTGATGGTCTGGACACACTGATTGGGGATAGGGGTGTCCGGTTGTCTGGGGGGGAGAGGCAGCGCCTGGCACTGGCCCGTGCTCTTTTGAGGAAACCATCCCTCCTGATTCTGGATGAGGCCACCAGTAACCTAGACTCTGAGAATGAGAAGAAAATCCTAAAGTCTATTGATAAGTTGCACGGTGAAATCACTATTCTAATGATAGCCCACCGGCTTTCCACCATTAAAAATGCTGATTATATCTACCTCTTAGATGGGGGTGAGGTGGTGGAATCCGGCACCTGGGATGAGCTTTTGGAAAATAAGGAGGGGAAGTTCTGGAAAGTTTGTGAGGTGCAGGGGATTATAGCTCATTAAACATTTCAAGTTCAATATTCACCTTTTGCATCTATTATTTTAACTTCAAATCGGGCAATTTTCTTTTCAGGATCATCAAATTGAGCATAGAAATATGAGGTTCCCTTGGCAGGAATAGTTTTTGGATCCAAGTAAGGGGTGTCATTAACTGCAAATACAGTTCCATTAGAATAATATGTGGTTACCTTGATTTTAACATTTAAGGCATCGTAAGGGTTATTATTGTTTATATCGCCATATACGTAGTAGATGGACTCGTTTCGTTCGCTGCGATTTCCTTTGGTGTTGTTTGCTACATTTATTAAATCTAATGATATTTTCTTTTCTCCCCATGTGCTGTTGGCTTTGTTGCTTTCTATACAACCTGAGCTAAAAATTAACCCGGTAATAAGAAATATTAGTAGTATTGGTATAATTTCTTCCATATTCTCACTCGATTTTAATTACAGATAACATTAGATAATTTATTAAATAAATACTTCTCTAATTCAAAAGATTTGCAGGGTGCTAAATAAATGCAACTACCATTTCGAATAAAAAAAGAAGATGAATTACTCATTCATTTATCACATACTCCCATTGAGACTAAAAAACAAACTAAAATCCAAAAAATTATCCAAAAGGGAGTTGATTGGGACTATTTATTAAAGAGAGCCTCTTATCATGGTTTAAGACCTATGCTTTATTACACTCTTAAAAACTATCCTAATAGTGTTCCTTTTGATGTTTTGAATTTTCTGAAGGATTTTTTGGTGAAAAATAGTTATAAAAATCTTTCATTCACTGGAGAAGTGTTGAGGATAATTAAATTACTCGATGAGGCTGACGTAACTACAATTCCTTACAAAGGTCCAGTTCTAGCAATCCAGGGTTATGATAATCTTTCTTTAAGAGAATTTGGCGATCTAGACTTGTTCATTGAAAAAAGAGATTTCTATAAAGTAAAAAGAATACTCATTAATGAGAATTTTGAAGCAGTATTAAACCTCTCCCCAAGTAAAGAAAAGAAATATCTAAAATCCCAGAGGGAATACAAATTTAAAAATAGGCATAATGGTATTATTCTTGAAATTCAGTGGAATGTGGTTGGGTTTTCTTTCTCATTTCCTAATGAAACTTCTTATCCTATCGATAAGATCAATTTACAGTCAGTTTTTATGAATAACAGATCCATTAAGACCTTCAGTAATGAAGATTTAATTCTGATTCTGTCAATTCATGTTGCTGGCCACATGTGGAGTCGTTTATCATGGCTTTATGATCTGGCGAGTTTAATAAAAAAATTCGAAGATCTAAATTGGGGAGTGATGATTAAAAAGGCAGAAAAACTGGGTGTTCAGCGTATACTATTTTCCAATCTTTATATTTTGCAAATCTTATTTAATTTGAGATACCCGAAAATTGTAAATAAGGGAATCAAGAAGGATTTTTACATTCAGGAGTTAAGTAAAAATATATTATATCTGATTTTCACTCCAGAAAAGCTAAACATTATGGACAAATTTATTTTAAGGTTTAAAATTAGAGAAAGTAAAATTCAGGGCTTTAAAGACAATTTAAAAATCTTAATTATTCCCCAGAGTGATGAATGGGCTTTATTTGAACGGGACCTGCCTAATTCCTTATTCATTTTAATAAGGCCCCTACAAATTATAAATCGGTTATTTGAGGGATTGTAAAGATAAGGGGTCTTTTAATTTCATGAAAACTTTAAATTCGATTATAAAGTTTTTTTTACCAAAAAAATACAAATTATGTCAAATTTTTCATGCAAATATTGCTAAAACCCCACTAATTTCATAATCCCACAAAAGTATAATATGAATGAAATTTTATCTTCCTTTATTCTACTTTAGCAAAGTTTATATTATTGTCTCAGTTACAAATTATTATAGGTCATTTAATTACTAACTTGTTATTGTGTTTTATTGGGGAGGTTTTTCTATAGAAACTGAAAAAATACTTGTTACAGGCGGATCAGGATTCATAGGAACCAATCTGGTTAAGGAATTAGAAAGGAGAGGTCATGAAGTGTTGGCTGTTGACCTGCTTCACAACAACCGGGACAACTACCAGCGATGTGACGTGCGCAGCTACCGACAGCTGGAAAGACTCTTTGATGAGAGGGATTTTGATTACGTTTATCATTTGGCTGCTGAATACGGTCGCTGGAATGGTGAGGAATACTATGAAAACCTGTGGCAGACCAATGTTATTGGAACCAAACATATGTTACGTTTGCAGGAAAAACTGGGCTTCAGGATGATATTCTTCTCATCAGCTGAGGTATACGGGGATTACACGGGCATAATGAGTGAGGATGTCATGGTCAACAATCCCATTAAGGATACTTATCAGATGAATGATTATGCCATTACTAAATGGGCGGGTGAGTTAATGTGCATGAACTCCGCTACCATGTTTGGAACAGAAACGGTTCGGGTGCGCCCGGTTAACTGCTACGGCCCCCATGAGGAATATTCTCCCTACAAGGGTTTCATACCCATTTTCATTTATAAAGCATTGCATAATCAGCCTTACACTGTTTATAAAGGTCATAAGCGTATTATTGATTATGTGGAGGATACTGTATCCACTTTTGCCAATATTGTGGATAATTTCATCCCTGGTGAGGTTTACAATGTGGGCGGGCGTACAGAGTGGGAGAAGGATATTAAAGAATACTCTGATCTGGTCTTGAATGCTGTGGGGCGGGATGATTCTCTGGTAACCTATGAAGAAGCCGAGGATTTCACCACTCAGGTTAAGACCATGGACTTTTCCAAGGCCATTAAAGATCTGAAGCATGATCCCAAGGTTGATCCTGAAGAGGGAATCAAGAGAACTGTGGAATGGATGCGATGGTTTTATAGAGTTGATGATTAGCTAATAATTAAAAATTACACGTTTTAAACACTTTGGTGGGGAGATAACATGGATTACTATGATTACAATGATAAAACTGTTTTAGTGACTGGTGGTGCTGGTTGCGTGGGTAGCAACCTCTCCCAGAGGCTATCAGAGCATGCGGGTAAAGTTATTATACTGGATAACCTGGATTCAGCTTATGAATGGAATCTTCCTCAAGCTGAAAATATAGATTTTGTTAAAGGGGATATCTTGGATGATGAGATGCTTAAAAGGGTTTTTAAGGAAAAACCGGATTATGTTTTTCACCTGGCAGCTCACTTTGCCAACCAGAACAGTGTGGATAACCCTGAACTGGATTTGATGGTTAATGGGATGGGTATCCTGAAAGTTTTGCAGTACGCCCATCTTGTGGATGTGGAGCGTTTTGTTTATTCTTCATCTGGTTGTGGAGTGTATGGGTTGGACTCTAAAATGCCCTTTGAAGAACATGATATATCCATCAGTCTTCACACCCCCTACCAGGTTACTAAATTGTTGGGAGAACTATACACTAACTATTTCCATAACCTTTATGGGTTGCCTATTGTTAATGCCCGGTTTTTTAATGTTTTTGGTCCTGGAGAAGTACCTGGTAAGTACCGGAATGTGATTCCTAATTTCATGTACTGGGCTATGACTGGACAGGCCTTGCCCATAACTGGGGATGGGACTGAGACCAGGGATTGGACCTATGTGGATGATATTGTTAACGGTCTTATGGCTATGGGAGTAGTGGACGAGGCTATTGGTGAAGCAATTAACCTTGGTTCTGGCACTGAAACCAGAGTCATTGACATGGCTAACATGATTAATGAGTTAACCGGGAACACGGAAGGCATTGCCTACGCAGCCCGAAGGGACTGGGATGCTAAGACACGTTTGCTTTCTTCCATTGAAAAAGCCCAAAAAATTCTTAATTATAATCCTAAGACAACTTTTAAGGATGGTTTGAAGAAAACCTATTCCTGGTTTGTGGAAAACTGGGATGATATCGAGAGAAGCGCAGAATTTTGATATTTATGAATATACTTGTTGTACAGGAATCCGACTGGATCCAGAGGAACCCCCATCAACAACACCATCTTATGGAACGATTATCTTTAAGAGGTCATAAGATACGTGTTATTGATTATGAGATTGACTGGAAAACCAATAAGAACGAGGGAATAATCTCCAAAAGACAGGTTTTTAAAGGTGTTCATAAAATTCATGATGAAGCCAGTATAGACGTGGTAAGGCCAGGCCTACTCAAGGTTCCAGTTTTAAATTATATTTCCTGGACTTGGACTAGTTGGAGAGAAATCAATCGCCAGATCAAGGAATTTAAACCCGATGTTATTGTTGGTTTTGGTTTGATTAATACATATATTGCTGCTAGAGCAGCCAAAAAACACAAAATACCATTTTTTTATTATCTTATTGACGTTCTTTATACGCTAATACCAGAAAAATCGTTACAGCTCGTTGGTAAAAAAGTTCAAAGGAATATAATCAAAAATTCTGATTTGATTATAACTATTAACAAAAAGCTATCTGAGTCAGTTATACAACTTGGTGCTAATGCAGACAAAACATTAGTTATAGATGCTGGTATTGACTTAGACAGATTTGATCAGGATATTGATGGTTCAATTATCCGTAAAAAGTATGGGGTAAAAGATAATGAATTATTACTCTTTTTCATGGGTTGGATTTATCACTTTGCAGGTGTCAAAGAAGTAGCAGAGGAACTGGGAAAAGGAAATCATGAAAAAATTAAATTGATGGTAGTAGGAGATGGGGATGCGTACTCCGATCTTGAAGAAATAAGAGAAAAATATCAATTACATGAAACACTCATATTAACTGGTAAACAACCATATAATAAAATACCTGAGTTTGTAGCAGCATCTGATGTCTGTATTTTACCTGCTTATCCTGATGAGGAAATAATGCAAGACATAGTTCCTATTAAGATATATGAATATATGGCAATGGAAAAACCTGTCATCACAACAAACCTTCTTGGCATAAAAAAAGAATTTGGAGAAAAAAATGGAATTTTCTATGTAAATCAACCGGAAGATGTAATCAGTCTTGGATTTAAATTAAATAATAAGGTTGATGGAAAGATCGCTAGAAAATTTGTTGAAAATAAAGATTGGGAGTCAATTACTGACGAATTTGAAAAAACTTTGGATGAGGTAGTTAAGATTGCATGAATCTTTAGCTTACATATCAAAAATTGAAGATCTAAAAGAAGATATAGAAAGAGGTCTTGAATTCATAAAGTGGAAAAAAGAAGTTAAAAAAGATTCCACAGTATTCATTAAACCGAATTTTACTTATCCCTACTATAAGGAGGGTATTACCACATCTCCGGAGTTAATCAAATTTCTACTAGAAATTTTAAAAGACAGAGCGGATAATGTTATACTAGGAGAATCAAATGGAGGTAATCATTCTTTCACTGCAGATGATTCTTTTAAAGGTCACCAAATGCCTGAAATTTGCAGAGATGCGGGCGTTGATCTGGTAAATTTGTCTCATTTGCCTTCAAGATTTCTTGAAGAAGAGATTGCGGGTAAAAAGGTCAAAGTTCAACTACCTAAACTTCTTCTTGATGATGTGGATTGTTTTATTTCTGTTCCAGTGTTAAAGGTGCACGTCATGACCGGTGTAACTCTCAGTATGAAAAACTTGTGGGGATGTTATCCGGATACCATGAGATGTTTACACCACAAGAATCTGAGTGAAAAGCTTACTTTAATAACTAAATCCCTCAACCCTAAAATTGTGGTTATGGATGGAATATATGCTCTTGATGGTCATGGGCCAATGTATGGGCAAGCCAAAAAACTCGATTTATTGTTAACTTCAAATAATCCTGTTTCCATTGATGCATTAGGCGCAGCAGTTATGGGGATCCCCATTGAAAAAGCTAAGCATATTTTAACGGCTGAAGAAGAAGGTTTGGGGCCTACTAATTTAGATAAAATTAATATTAATCAGAATTGGGATGAATTTGTCATGGAATTTTCTTCAAATAAAACTTTCATTGATCAATTTTCAAAACTGCTTTTCGAAAGCGAAATAATGGCAAAGATTGTCATGGACTCTCCAGTAACACCAGTTATATATAAATTTGCTAAATTTTTCAGAAATAGTGATGAAAAAACAGTTGTAAATGAGCTTGAAGAATATTGCAAAAAATAATTTTCTGGAGGTTAAATGAAAGTTATTTTGATTCGTTCAAGGGCTATCGACCCTGCAATAAATAAAGTAGCTGATTGTTTATCTAAACATGGTTGTAAAGTTAAACTGCTATTGTGGGATCGCAATGCAGATTCTAATGATGATCAAGCTAATTATAAAAAGATAACCTTTAATTTAAGAGCGCCTTATGACAAATTTCATATTGTTTTTTACTTACCATTCTGGTGGTTATTTGAATTCATTTATTTACTAAAAGATGATTCAGATGTAATACATGCAACAGATCTTGATACGTTGATTCCCGCGTCCTTAGTTAAGTTGATTAAAGGAAAAAAATTATACTACACAATTTATGATTTTTATGCCGATAATTTACCTTCATCAATTCCCAGATTTTTCAAGAATTTTATTTCCGGTTTAGAAAAATATTTCATAGGTTTTACAGATGTTTTGTTTTTGGCAGACGAATCCAGACTCGTGCAGATCGAAAGCTCTAAAACTAATCAGATTTATTACATTTACAATTCTCCCCCTGATTATTTTAGAAATATAACAATACCATCAAATCAGGGGATTACATTAAATAAACAGTTAGTTTTATTTTATGGTGGTTTATTACATGAATCACGGGGTTTATTTGCTGTCATAAAAGCAATAAACGGTACGAATATCAAGTTGATCTTTGCTGGAGAGGGATCATTAAAAAATGAAATTAAAGATTTAACCCGGATTAATGAAAATATTAAATATAAAGGCTTTTTGGATTATGAAGATATTATTAATGAAACCCTGGCCGCAGATGTGCTGTTTGCTTTCTATGATCCTGCTATTCCTAATAATAGATATGCTAGTCCGAATAAGCTTTTTGAGGCTATGATGTCTGGAAAACCTATTATAGTTAATGATGGCACTTCAATGGCAAATATTGTTCAGAAAGAAGGATGTGGAATAATAGTTCCCTATGGAAATGCAGAATTTATTAAAAAAGCTATCGTAACACTTAAAGATCCAAGTATATATGAAAAATTAGGAAAGAATGGAAGAAATGCTTATGAGAAAAAATATAAATGGAGTATTATGGAGAAAAGATTATTAAAAGCTTATAATATTTATAAGGAATGTAAACATACAGGAATGAATTGAAAACTACGCAATGAATTAATAATATATTAAAACTTTTTCATCTGACGGGGTGTAAAGTTATTAGGGGTTGAGTGATATTTGCAACTTATCTTTGCTATACTTTATCTTTGTTTGGTGAAAGAACCAATAATTAACTAATTTCAATTTTTCATGAACACTAAAACACACATTAATTTTACAGTCCCCATCTGACATTAACACCGGGCATTTAATATTTGACGTTTAAGGAATTATCGATGTGATTCAATGGATTTACATATTAATGAGTTACAAATCAATGACTGGTCAATGAGAAGATTTACGGTATTAATATTTTCAATATTAATTGTTTATATTTCTATTTCATTATTAGAAACATTAAAAATCTGTTTACCTGATTTCAAAGCCTTTTTTGGGGTTTTGATTCTTTTAATTCCAGGATTCATTATTCTTCGAATTTTAAATCTTCATGAATTGGGGCTTACTAAGTCATTTACATTTTCAATAGGACTTAGTTTAGCCCTTATTATGATTATTGGATTAATTTTAAATCAGATAATACCTTTAATTGGAATTTTAAAACCTCTTACTCAGCTTATTCTTCAATTAACCTTCATTTTTTCAGTAATTATACTCTTAATTATTGCTTATCTTATTGACAACGATTACAAACCAAAGCCCAGTAAAATCAATCTTTCTTTAATGAACCCATATCTACTCTTAATAATTTTGAATCTGTTTATTGGCGTGATAGGGGTTAATTTTGCTTATTACTTAGATAACAATCTTCTATTGATGATCTTCATTTTAATAATATCTCTTATTCCTATTTTTGTTGTATTCAATAAGTTTGATTCAAAATTCTATCCCTTTGTAATATTTATTACATCCCTTGCTTTATTGTATCATGTCTCATTGTTTTCTCCTTTTTTAGTGGGAACTGATATATTTGGAGAACTTTGGCAGGCGAATTTAACATACATAAATCAGATATGGGATGTGTCTACGACTGGCTTATTAAATTCTGTTTTGAGTATTACAATACTTCCCCCAATATTTTCGATCATGTGTGGCTTTGACAATGTTTTCTATTTAAAATATATTGCACCATTCTTCTTTTCATTAGTGCCTGTTGTATTGTATTCATTTTATGAAAATGCCATAGATCTTACAGAAAAAGAGAAATTATTAGCTGTGTTTTTTGTCATTTCACTCTCACAGTTCTTTTTTTTAATGATAGGACTTGCAAGACAACAAATTGCAGAACTATTTTTTGTATTACTTCTCTGGTTAATAGTTGACAAAAAGTACAATGCAGCAAATGTAATTGTATTTATTTTATTTACCTTTGCATTAGTCTGTTCTCACTACTCACTGGCTTATATTTTTCTTTTTTATGTTCTATCGTATATATTTCTAAAATATCTCATTTCCAAAACGAGTTTAAAGTACACGTTTTTTTTTAGTAAGTCCAAAATTAATTTAAATTATATTTTATTATTGGTAGTTTTAATAGTTGCATGGCAAATTTATGTCTCTTACGGGTCGGTTCTGGGTTTCCTTGTGGGTTTTATTGAAACAATATTCAATGGACTTTCAGACATATTTACTCCCCAAGCAAATGTTTCAGTTAAAGTTCTCACATCATCTTCTTCAAAAATCTTTCACACAATATTCAGATATATTTTCTATTCTGTTCTTTTTTTCATAGTCATTGGAATGATTGATCTGTTACAACGTATACGAATTAAAAAAGAAGTAAAAACGTTTGAGATTATGGCAATTTCAAGTTGTGCAATTTTAGGTATTTTTGTGGTTTTGCCTTTTGCAGGGTTTTCGCTTGGCTTTGAAAGAATATTTCAGGTTACATCTTTAATTTTAGCACCATATATGGTGCTTGGTTTTAAGAGATTTTTAACATTAATTAAAACGAATACGGCAAAATTTCTAAAATTTAGAGTTGATGTTAGTGGAATAACATTAAATAGATTATTAGCATTATTTTTAGCAATATTCTTCCTTTTTAATTCTGGTTTTGTATATGAGATTGTGGATGATGATTTACCTAATTCAATTCCATTATCCATGCACCATGCGAAAGATATTACGAAGATTGAAAAAACGAAAGGGCTCATGTACTTAAAGGTTCAAACCATTTCATCAAGTGAATTAAGCTCAGCAGAATGGTTCATCGATCATTATGACTCAAAACAACGAACTTTTACTGCTTATGGGAGCACTGAGTTGTATGTTTTTGGATTTAGGAATGCAACAATTATTGATCTGAATAAAACAACTTCAAAAGGATACATAGGATATTTCTACTTAAATTCGATTGTGAAAGTTATGGGTTTTAATATCCTACGAAAACGAACATCCGTGTCTGAAACAAAGATCTCTCAAGATTCATTGGATAATTTGAACAAAATTAACAAGATTTATAGCAACACTGGAAATGATATATTTCTAAATACTTAATTATTATCTATAGGGTGTTAGGTTTTTACATTTCAGCGAGCCGTTGTAGTTGCTTGTTATCTGGTTTTAGTTTGGATACTATTATTGCTGCTAAAAGTACACTTAGATATGTGGTTTTTGCTACTGATTTGTATGTATAAGACGGTACTTGTTCATAACCGACTCCGTTCTTGAAGAATTTGATAAAGTCTTCGATTTTGCTTTGTATGGACTTTATAGGGTGTTAGATTTTTACATTTCAGCGAGGCGTTGTAGTTGCTTGTTATCGGGTTTTAGTTTGGATACTATTAAGGCTGCTAAAAGTACACTTAAATAGGTGGTTTTTGCTACTGATTTGTATGATATAGAGGTTGTATTGTAGCCCACTCCATTCTTGAAGAATTTGTTAAAGTTTCAATTTTGCTTCTTATAGACTTAAATTGCCCCATTTATCATATAATTTACTTAATTTACTTATTAATCGTTTTTATAAATATTTTGATGGATTTCCCATGCACATAACTCTAATATTATAATATATTTTGTAATATATCGGCGGAAAACTCTTATCTTATTCGTGAATTTTTCTTATGGTCGAATTAAAGGAACAATTCTAATTAGTCCACTTAATCCAGACCCATAGTTTTTAAAACTGAAAAATAGCCTTTACACGGCAAGGATAAGTCTCATTTTTTTAGTATCCCCTTTTTATATTTTTAGGTTCGCAACGGATTTTCTAGATAAAATTTTTACTGTACATGAACTGCCCCCATTGGTGGAATAGCATGCCTAATGGTTGTACAAGTGTCTTATATCCATGGCTATAGTTAATTCAGCTCCAACACAATTTCTTTTTTTCATAATAGAAAAGCCATAATTTATAGCCATTTCTTCTAAATTCTATCATCATAAGACGATTTTTGTCAAGATTAATTCTGATACGGATATCAGTTGAAATGATTATCTTCCTATTTAACCTCCACATACGCCTCAAATTCTTTACTTAGACATTTAAAAACAAAATTCATAGTACTAATTGGCAGTCATCAAAACGAGAGAAAACCTTCTAATGAGTTTAGAAAAATCTAAAGTTGATTTGCACCTGATGCTTATCTTAACTCTTTACTGTTATTTAATTCATTAACCTACATAATTAACCTACATATTTAATATCGATCTATGTTGATAAAGAACTAATCTGAACATTCAATAAATAATAATAAATTCATTTAAACAAAATCAAATTAAGCGGTAATAAAATGTAATCTGCGGAAAAAACTCATAAAGTATTCTTATCAATAAATCATATGTGGCAGTAATATTGAAAATAAATTGACATTAATTTATTATTAATTAGTATCACACTCGTTCTAAGTACAAACACGGTGAACGTAGCATCAGAAAGCACCAAACTAACTAAAGATACAAACTATTCAAACACAAACCATGAAACAACAAATATAACCTATTCTAATCAAGAAAAGGGAACAACAAATCCCGTGAACTATGCTGCTGCAGGACTTATATATTTAACACCATAAAATCCGAGGCAGCGAACTGGACACAAAAATACACAGAAAACAACAACCCAACACCACAACCATCACGGAACCAAACTAAACGGGAACCCAACCACCACACAAAGATAATAAGTGCTTTATGTTGAAAAATAATCAACATTCCATTGCCAATGTATAATGGGAAAGTCTCAATAGTTTAAAAAATAAATACAATATAAAAAAAATCACATTAACTACCCTGCTTGTTATTAATCTAAAAAAGAGCAATTGTAAAATCTATTAAGTTATTCTTATAGATGATTGTCTAGTGAAATCAGGTGATAATTTGGATGGTAAAAAAAATCTAAAAGAAGATAGTAAAGGACTTTTTCGAAGACTATACAAAAATCCTCTCTTTATATTAATTTTAATCACTTTAGGAATGATTTCATATCTTTTAAGTGTTCAGATAAAAATTGGAGTTCCTTATTGGGATGTTTTTAACTATCTTAACAATGCAGTTTATTACGCAGGTATGAATGGTGGAGGTGTTATTACATATTTTCCTCCTGTAATTCCATTACTAACATCTATTCTGTTTAGAATGGGTTATTTGTCAATCAATGCTATTTTCATAGTGAGTGGATTAATATTCTTAATAGGAATTATTGGATTTTATTTACTATTAAAACAACGTTTTAATTCCATACAAAGTTTAACAGGTAGTTTAATTTTTATTTCATTACCAGTTGTATTATCCTGGGCAGTTAGTGGAGGTATAGACATACCTGGAGTTGTATTTTCTATTTGGGCACTTTATTTTACTATTATTGGTTTAAATAAAGATTCAAAATTTTTATATTTAGT
This window contains:
- a CDS encoding ABC transporter ATP-binding protein; its protein translation is MIKKYFNNSLLGQYTQNLTRLMPRKMALALTLMVVISFNEAASLLILIPLLQLVGLDVGQESLGQITGWVSVFIKSLGLEPTLFLVLGLYVGIVSLGALLSRWQTLASYEIEYKFAAHLRKRLYEAITRSNWLFFTRVKSSDFAHALTNEIERISTGTYMFLNLIASTMVLVVYIVFSLKLAGVFTGVIFMVGVVILLLLRRRVRRSQFSGEEITNTTRDIYSSVMQHLDGMKTIKSFNLEEENVKIFSQQADDVAQRYLNTIRSYADVKLLFDIGTVVVLAVMVLFLIQVVQIPTASLLLLIYIFVRMIPRFSTIQNSYQYFITMLPAFSNVMELEGECLENADLKEDMRRRELGEEVLGTAKSGDGEGVELVDVSFTYHDEHHFSIKDLNLRIPAGRTTAIVGPSGAGKSTIADLVMGLIQPDTGEIRFNGQPISASQDSWSGRIAYVAQDTFLFNETVRFNLLIARPDASQEEVGGCLKLAAAHKFVSRLPDGLDTLIGDRGVRLSGGERQRLALARALLRKPSLLILDEATSNLDSENEKKILKSIDKLHGEITILMIAHRLSTIKNADYIYLLDGGEVVESGTWDELLENKEGKFWKVCEVQGIIAH
- a CDS encoding nucleotidyltransferase family protein, translated to MQLPFRIKKEDELLIHLSHTPIETKKQTKIQKIIQKGVDWDYLLKRASYHGLRPMLYYTLKNYPNSVPFDVLNFLKDFLVKNSYKNLSFTGEVLRIIKLLDEADVTTIPYKGPVLAIQGYDNLSLREFGDLDLFIEKRDFYKVKRILINENFEAVLNLSPSKEKKYLKSQREYKFKNRHNGIILEIQWNVVGFSFSFPNETSYPIDKINLQSVFMNNRSIKTFSNEDLILILSIHVAGHMWSRLSWLYDLASLIKKFEDLNWGVMIKKAEKLGVQRILFSNLYILQILFNLRYPKIVNKGIKKDFYIQELSKNILYLIFTPEKLNIMDKFILRFKIRESKIQGFKDNLKILIIPQSDEWALFERDLPNSLFILIRPLQIINRLFEGL
- a CDS encoding NAD(P)-dependent oxidoreductase, with protein sequence METEKILVTGGSGFIGTNLVKELERRGHEVLAVDLLHNNRDNYQRCDVRSYRQLERLFDERDFDYVYHLAAEYGRWNGEEYYENLWQTNVIGTKHMLRLQEKLGFRMIFFSSAEVYGDYTGIMSEDVMVNNPIKDTYQMNDYAITKWAGELMCMNSATMFGTETVRVRPVNCYGPHEEYSPYKGFIPIFIYKALHNQPYTVYKGHKRIIDYVEDTVSTFANIVDNFIPGEVYNVGGRTEWEKDIKEYSDLVLNAVGRDDSLVTYEEAEDFTTQVKTMDFSKAIKDLKHDPKVDPEEGIKRTVEWMRWFYRVDD
- a CDS encoding NAD-dependent epimerase/dehydratase family protein is translated as MDYYDYNDKTVLVTGGAGCVGSNLSQRLSEHAGKVIILDNLDSAYEWNLPQAENIDFVKGDILDDEMLKRVFKEKPDYVFHLAAHFANQNSVDNPELDLMVNGMGILKVLQYAHLVDVERFVYSSSGCGVYGLDSKMPFEEHDISISLHTPYQVTKLLGELYTNYFHNLYGLPIVNARFFNVFGPGEVPGKYRNVIPNFMYWAMTGQALPITGDGTETRDWTYVDDIVNGLMAMGVVDEAIGEAINLGSGTETRVIDMANMINELTGNTEGIAYAARRDWDAKTRLLSSIEKAQKILNYNPKTTFKDGLKKTYSWFVENWDDIERSAEF
- a CDS encoding glycosyltransferase, with protein sequence MNILVVQESDWIQRNPHQQHHLMERLSLRGHKIRVIDYEIDWKTNKNEGIISKRQVFKGVHKIHDEASIDVVRPGLLKVPVLNYISWTWTSWREINRQIKEFKPDVIVGFGLINTYIAARAAKKHKIPFFYYLIDVLYTLIPEKSLQLVGKKVQRNIIKNSDLIITINKKLSESVIQLGANADKTLVIDAGIDLDRFDQDIDGSIIRKKYGVKDNELLLFFMGWIYHFAGVKEVAEELGKGNHEKIKLMVVGDGDAYSDLEEIREKYQLHETLILTGKQPYNKIPEFVAASDVCILPAYPDEEIMQDIVPIKIYEYMAMEKPVITTNLLGIKKEFGEKNGIFYVNQPEDVISLGFKLNNKVDGKIARKFVENKDWESITDEFEKTLDEVVKIA
- a CDS encoding DUF362 domain-containing protein, yielding MHESLAYISKIEDLKEDIERGLEFIKWKKEVKKDSTVFIKPNFTYPYYKEGITTSPELIKFLLEILKDRADNVILGESNGGNHSFTADDSFKGHQMPEICRDAGVDLVNLSHLPSRFLEEEIAGKKVKVQLPKLLLDDVDCFISVPVLKVHVMTGVTLSMKNLWGCYPDTMRCLHHKNLSEKLTLITKSLNPKIVVMDGIYALDGHGPMYGQAKKLDLLLTSNNPVSIDALGAAVMGIPIEKAKHILTAEEEGLGPTNLDKININQNWDEFVMEFSSNKTFIDQFSKLLFESEIMAKIVMDSPVTPVIYKFAKFFRNSDEKTVVNELEEYCKK